From Paracoccus suum, the proteins below share one genomic window:
- a CDS encoding Ku protein → MASRAIWKGQLRLSLVSIPIEIHSATQSGRAISFRQIHGPTGKPVRYEKTVAGVGPVKADEIMKGYEVGDNEYMLLEPSEIDAIRLETKKTFELVQFVGACEIPPLYFEKPYYIVPTDELAEDAYKVVRDALRRTEKIGLGQLTLRGRESLCAVKPCGDGLLMETLYYAEEIRKADPLFAEIGDDDPDEDLLAVATQLIEKKTAPFKADAFTDHYDTALRALIEEKRKSGKVKRARTSDDTEGPSKGTNVVDLMAALKESLKSAGGDKAKAPAKSARKPAASRAAAKKAS, encoded by the coding sequence ATGGCCTCGCGTGCGATCTGGAAGGGACAGTTGCGCCTGTCCCTGGTGTCGATTCCGATCGAGATTCACAGTGCCACGCAATCGGGCCGGGCCATCAGCTTTCGCCAGATTCACGGTCCCACAGGCAAGCCGGTGCGGTATGAAAAGACCGTCGCCGGCGTCGGCCCGGTCAAGGCCGACGAGATCATGAAGGGCTACGAGGTCGGCGACAACGAATACATGCTGCTCGAGCCGTCGGAAATCGACGCCATCCGGTTGGAGACCAAAAAGACCTTTGAACTGGTCCAGTTCGTCGGCGCCTGCGAGATCCCCCCCCTCTATTTCGAGAAGCCTTATTACATCGTTCCCACCGACGAACTCGCTGAGGATGCCTACAAGGTCGTGCGCGACGCGCTGCGCAGGACGGAAAAAATCGGCCTCGGGCAGCTGACCCTGCGCGGGCGCGAGAGCCTGTGCGCAGTCAAGCCCTGCGGTGACGGCCTGTTGATGGAGACGCTGTATTACGCCGAGGAGATCCGAAAGGCCGACCCGCTGTTCGCCGAGATCGGCGACGATGACCCGGACGAGGACCTGCTGGCCGTCGCGACCCAGTTGATCGAGAAAAAGACGGCACCCTTTAAGGCCGACGCTTTTACCGATCACTACGACACCGCTCTGCGCGCGCTGATCGAGGAAAAGCGCAAGTCCGGCAAGGTCAAGCGCGCCCGGACCAGCGATGATACCGAGGGCCCGTCCAAGGGCACCAATGTCGTCGACCTGATGGCAGCACTGAAGGAAAGCCTGAAGTCCGCGGGCGGTGACAAGGCCAAGGCCCCGGCCAAATCCGCCAGGAAACCGGCAGCCAGCAGGGCGGCCGCCAAGAAGGCCAGCTGA
- the rplS gene encoding 50S ribosomal protein L19 — protein sequence MNLIAQLEAEQIDALGKTIPDFKAGDTVRVGYKVTEGTRTRVQMYEGVCISRKGGAGIGASFTVRKISFGEGVERVFPLYATNIDSIEVVRRGRVRRAKLYYLRDRRGKSARIAEVTNYKPKTGAAGAKA from the coding sequence ATGAATCTGATCGCACAGCTGGAGGCCGAGCAGATCGATGCGCTCGGCAAGACCATTCCCGATTTCAAGGCCGGTGACACCGTGCGCGTTGGCTACAAGGTGACCGAGGGCACTCGCACCCGCGTGCAGATGTACGAAGGCGTCTGCATCAGCCGCAAGGGCGGGGCCGGCATCGGCGCCAGCTTCACCGTGCGCAAGATCAGCTTTGGCGAGGGTGTCGAGCGGGTGTTCCCGCTGTATGCCACCAACATCGACAGTATCGAGGTTGTCCGCCGCGGCCGCGTTCGCCGCGCCAAGCTGTACTACCTGCGCGATCGCCGCGGCAAATCTGCCCGCATCGCCGAGGTTACCAACTACAAGCCCAAGACCGGCGCTGCCGGCGCCAAAGCCTGA
- a CDS encoding division plane positioning ATPase MipZ yields MAHIIVIGNEKGGSGKSTTSMHVATALARMGHRVGALDLDVRQRSFGRYLENRAAFSAREGLALPTPRLGILEARSTDDTDPLSAAMAELEGESDFIILDCPGSHTRLSQMAHTLADTLVTPMNDSFIDFDLLARLNPDGKVLGPSIYAEMVWTARQMRGQAGAGPIDWIVLRNRLGTTEMHNKRKVGAALQNLSKRIGFRVAPGFAERVIFRELFPRGLTLLDLKDVGTAQLSMSNIAARQELRDLITALNLPGVKVAF; encoded by the coding sequence GTGGCGCATATCATCGTCATCGGCAACGAAAAGGGTGGGTCGGGCAAGTCCACCACCTCAATGCATGTCGCGACTGCGCTGGCGCGGATGGGGCACCGGGTGGGCGCGCTGGACCTCGACGTGCGGCAGCGCAGCTTTGGCCGCTACCTGGAAAACCGCGCGGCCTTCTCCGCGCGCGAGGGGCTGGCCCTTCCCACCCCGCGCCTCGGCATCCTCGAGGCGCGCAGCACCGACGACACCGACCCCCTGTCGGCTGCCATGGCCGAGCTGGAGGGCGAGAGCGATTTCATCATCCTCGACTGTCCGGGCAGCCATACCCGGCTGAGCCAGATGGCGCATACGCTGGCCGACACGCTGGTCACGCCCATGAACGACAGCTTCATCGATTTCGACCTGCTGGCGCGGCTGAACCCGGACGGCAAGGTGCTGGGCCCGTCGATCTATGCGGAGATGGTCTGGACAGCGCGGCAGATGCGGGGGCAGGCCGGCGCGGGCCCGATCGACTGGATCGTGCTGCGCAACCGTCTCGGCACCACCGAGATGCACAACAAGCGTAAGGTCGGCGCGGCGCTGCAGAACCTGTCCAAGCGCATCGGCTTTCGCGTGGCGCCAGGCTTTGCCGAGCGGGTGATCTTTCGCGAATTGTTCCCGCGCGGCCTGACGCTGCTGGACCTCAAGGACGTTGGCACGGCGCAACTTTCGATGTCGAACATCGCCGCCCGGCAGGAATTGCGCGACCTGATTACCGCGCTGAACCTGCCCGGGGTCAAGGTCGCGTTCTGA
- the rpmE gene encoding 50S ribosomal protein L31, translated as MRSDIHPEYHMITVKMTDGTTYQVRSTWGKEGDTMTLDIDPTVHPAWTGGNAKLMDSGGRVSKFKNKYAGLGF; from the coding sequence ATGCGCAGCGATATTCATCCCGAATACCACATGATCACCGTCAAGATGACCGACGGCACCACCTATCAGGTCCGCTCGACCTGGGGCAAAGAGGGCGACACCATGACCCTCGACATCGACCCGACGGTGCACCCGGCCTGGACTGGCGGCAACGCCAAGCTGATGGACTCCGGCGGGCGCGTGTCCAAGTTCAAGAACAAATACGCGGGCCTCGGCTTCTGA
- the trmD gene encoding tRNA (guanosine(37)-N1)-methyltransferase TrmD — protein MSEPDGAGLTRSHGRLNARPSAQPRDLMAEPAGDRGWMAQIVTLFPEAFPGTLGLSLTGKALAEGLWSLRTIALREHGLGRHRNVDDTPAGGGAGLVIRPDVLDAALGEAAPHLPVIYMSPRGAPLTQARARALAEGPGVTLVCGRFEGVDERVLQARGIEEISIGDYVLTGGELAAQVLIDATVRLIPRVLGNRDSLAEESFSDGLLEHPQYTKPSDWDGRTVPEVLLSGNHAAIARWRQAEAERLTKERRPDLWRAYQDRHAVGIDPAKDRQLSGASHQSRNHREQDEG, from the coding sequence ATGAGCGAACCTGACGGTGCAGGCCTGACCCGATCCCATGGCCGCCTGAATGCCCGCCCCAGCGCCCAACCGCGCGACCTGATGGCCGAGCCCGCGGGCGACCGCGGATGGATGGCCCAGATCGTCACCCTGTTCCCCGAGGCGTTTCCCGGCACGCTCGGCCTGTCGCTGACCGGCAAGGCTCTGGCCGAGGGGCTGTGGAGCCTGCGGACCATCGCGCTGCGCGAGCATGGCCTGGGGCGGCATCGCAATGTCGATGACACGCCGGCGGGCGGCGGCGCCGGGCTGGTGATCCGCCCCGACGTCCTCGACGCAGCGCTGGGCGAGGCCGCGCCGCATCTGCCAGTCATCTACATGTCGCCGCGCGGCGCGCCGCTGACCCAGGCCCGCGCCCGCGCGCTGGCCGAAGGGCCCGGCGTCACGCTGGTCTGCGGGCGTTTCGAGGGCGTGGACGAGCGCGTGCTGCAGGCCCGCGGCATCGAGGAGATCAGCATCGGCGATTACGTCCTGACCGGCGGCGAGCTAGCGGCGCAGGTCTTGATCGATGCGACCGTCCGCCTTATACCGCGCGTGCTGGGGAATCGCGATTCGCTGGCCGAGGAATCCTTTTCCGACGGTCTTCTCGAACATCCGCAGTATACGAAGCCTTCCGACTGGGACGGCCGCACGGTGCCCGAGGTTCTGCTCTCTGGCAATCACGCGGCCATTGCCCGTTGGCGGCAAGCCGAGGCCGAAAGGCTGACCAAGGAACGCCGCCCCGACCTGTGGCGGGCATACCAGGACCGCCATGCGGTTGGTATCGACCCGGCAAAGGACCGACAGCTCTCGGGCGCATCACACCAATCGCGGAACCACCGCGAGCAAGATGAAGGATGA